One region of Camelina sativa cultivar DH55 chromosome 6, Cs, whole genome shotgun sequence genomic DNA includes:
- the LOC104789985 gene encoding defensin-like protein 1, with protein MKLSMRLISAVLLMFMLFVATGMGPVTVEARTCESKSHRFRGPCVSRHNCGNVCHNEGFSGGKCRGFRRRCFCTRHC; from the exons ATGAAGCTCTCTATGCGTTTGATCTCAGCTGTTCTCCTCATGTTCATGCTATTCGTCGCTACAG GGATGGGTCCGGTCACGGTGGAGGCACGAACATGTGAGTCAAAGAGCCATAGGTTCAGGGGTCCATGTGTGAGCAGACACAACTGCGGAAACGTGTGCCACAACGAAGGCTTCTCCGGAGGTAAATGCCGTGGATTCCGTCGTCGTTGCTTCTGCACCAGACATTGCTGA
- the LOC104789978 gene encoding protein indeterminate-domain 5, chloroplastic-like, which yields MAASSSSAASFFGGRQDDQSHLLPPNSSAAAPPPPPPHHQPPLEAPPQKKKRNQPRTPNSDAEVIALSPKTLMATNRFICEVCNKGFQREQNLQLHRRGHNLPWKLKQKSTKEVKRKVYLCPEPSCVHHDPSRALGDLTGIKKHYYRKHGEKKWKCDKCSKRYAVQSDWKAHSKTCGTKEYRCDCGTLFSR from the exons ATGGCTGCTTCTTCATCCTCCGCTGCTTCCTTCTTTGGAGGCCGACAAGATGATCAATCTCACCTTCTCCCTCCTAATTCCTCCGCCGCagctccacctcctcctcctcctcaccaCCAGCCACCGCTTGAAGCTCCACcgcagaaaaagaagagaaaccaaCCAAGAACTCCAA ATTCCGATGCGGAAGTGATAGCTTTATCTCCAAAGACACTAATGGCTACAAACAGATTCATATGTGAAGTATGCAACAAAGGTTTTCAAAGAGAACAGAATCTACAACTTCACAGAAGAGGACACAATCTTCCATGGAAACTCAAACAGAAATCGACCAAAGAAGTGAAGAGGAAAGTGTATCTTTGTCCGGAGCCCTCGTGCGTTCACCATGACCCGTCACGTGCTCTCGGAGACCTCACCGGAATCAAGAAACATTACTACCGTAAACACGGTGAAAAGAAGTGGAAATGCGATAAATGCTCTAAGCGTTACGCTGTTCAGTCTGATTGGAAAGCTCACTCCAAGACTTGTGGTACCAAAGAGTATCGTTGTGACTGTGGTACACTCTTCTCTCGGTAA
- the LOC104793830 gene encoding protein indeterminate-domain 5, chloroplastic-like: MGAPQNLDHQSSDVLRLGSGGGGTASRSSSDLIAANASGYFMQEQNPSFHDQQDHHHHHHQQGFLAANNNIKPSPMSFQQNLMQFSHDNHNPASSNLFNLSFLSGNNGVTSATSNPNAPAAAAVSSGNLMMSNHYDGENAVGGGGEGSTGLFPNNLMSSADRISSGSVPSLFSSSMQNPNSTPHMSATALLQKAAQMGSVNGVDSPFGSYGGGNKGLSADKQSMTRDFLGVGQIVRSMSGSGGERVGSSSDSADRSSMNVNTGGGPASTSPPYGIHHASF, encoded by the exons ATGGGGGCCCCACAGAATCTTGATCACCAGTCCAGCGACGTTCTCCGTCTTGGAAGCGGCGGAGGAGGAACCGCATCACGCTCTTCCTCTGATCTCATTGCTGCAAATGCTTCAGGCTACTTCATGCAAGAGCAAAACCCTAGCTTTCATGATCAACAagaccaccatcatcatcatcatcaacaaggGTTCTTGGCTGCGAACAATAACATCAAGCCATCACCGATGAGTTTTCAACAGAATCTGATGCAGTTCTCACATGATAACCATAACCCTGCTTCCTCCAATCTCTTCAATCTCAGCTTCCTCTCTGGAAACAACGGAGTTACTTCTGCAACAAGCAACCCTAATGCTCCCGCCGCTGCTGCTGTTTCTTCGGGTAATCTTATGATGTCAAACCATTATGATGGAGAAAATGcagttggaggaggaggagaaggaagcaCTGGTCTCTTCCCTAACAATCTGATGAGTTCTGCGGATAGAATCAGCTCAGGATCAGTCCCTTCACTCTTTAGTTCATCAAtgcaaaatccaaattcaacacCTCACATGTCAGCAACTGCCCTTCTTCAGAAAGCTGCTCAAATGG GAAGCGTTAACGGAGTAGACTCTCCTTTTGGTTCATACGGAGGAGGAAACAAAGGGTTAAGCGCTGATAAACAGAGCATGACTAGAGATTTTCTTGGAGTTGGACAGATCGTAAGAAGCATGAGTGGAAGCGGAGG AGAAAGAGTTGGCTCGTCGTCGGATTCCGCCGATAGAAGCAGCATGAATGTGAATACCGGTGGTGGTCCGGCAAGTACTTCACCACCTTATGGAATCCATCATGCGAGTTTCTAA
- the LOC104789982 gene encoding protein CHROMATIN REMODELING 19-like has translation MKRDFDEISEEEWSQHSFNASRVLKRPRTPKRTRPPSNPSPSIESFAFRRPSATATNESNSSDGDCVEIEDLGDSDSEVKIVNGEDLLLEDEEVEETKVVMRAARVGRRFVIEDEEASDEAESSASEEEFGRGRGGGGRRGEDEDVVGKALQKCAKISADLRKELYGTSSGGTTCERYSEVESSTVRIVTQNDIDEACKAEDSDFQPILKPYQLVGVNFLLLLYKKGIEGAILADEMGLGKTIQGITYLTLLNHLHNDPGPHLVVCPASVLENWERELRKWCPSFTVLQYHGAARAAYSRELNSLSKAGKPPPFNVLLVCYSLFERHSEQQKDDRKVLKRWRWSCVLMDEAHALKDKNSYRWKNLMSVARNANQRLMLTGTPLQNDLHELWSLLEFMLPDIFTTENVDLKKLLNAEDTELITRMKSILGPFILRRLKSDVMQQLVPKIQRVEYVLMEKKQEDTYKEAIEEYRAASQARLVKLSSKSLTSLAKALPKRQISNYFTQFRKIANHPLLIRRIYSDEDVIRISRKLHPIGAFGFECSLERVIEEVKGYNDFRIHQLLFQFGVNDTKGTLSDKHVMLSAKCRTLAELLPTMKKSGHRVLIFSQWTSMLDILEWTLDVIGVTYRRLDGSTQVTDRQTIVDTFNNDTSIFACLLSTRAGGQGLNLTGADTVIIHDMDFNPQIDRQAEDRCHRIGQTKPVTIFRLVTKSTVDENIYEIAKRKLVLDAAVLESGVPVDDDGDTPEKTMGEILASLLMG, from the exons ATGAAGCGCGATTTCGACGAAATCTCCGAGGAAGAGTGGTCGCAGCACTCTTTTAACGCTTCGCGAGTTCTTAAACGACCACGGACTCCGAAGAGGACTCGTCCTCCCTCGAACCCTTCCCCTTCGATTGAGTCCTTTGCGTTTAGGAGACCTTCAGCGACGGCGACGAATGAGAGCAACAGCAGCGATGGTGATTGCGTTGAGATTGAGGATTTAGGTGATTCGGATTCGGAGGTTAAGATTGTGAATGGTGAGGATTTGCTGTTGGAGGATGAGGAAGTGGAAGAGACTAAGGTTGTGATGCGAGCTGCCAGAGTTGGTAGGAGATTTGtcattgaagatgaagaagcgaGTGATGAGGCTGAGAGTAGTGCTAGTGAGGAAGAatttggaagaggaagaggaggaggagggaggagaggtgaagatgaagatgttgttggGAAAGCACTACAAAAGTGTGCTAAAATCTCAGCGGATCTTAGGAAGGAGCTTTATGGTACATCTTCTGGGGGTACTACTTGTGAGAGATACTCTGAAGTTGAAAGTTCTACTGTTAGGATTGTCACACAG AATGATATTGATGAAGCCTGTAAAGCAGAGGATTCTGATTTTCAGCCTATACTCAAGCCGTACCAGTTGGTTGGTGttaactttcttcttctgttgtatAAGAAAGGAATTGAAGGAG CCATTCTAGCCGATGAGATGGGTCTTGGAAAGACCATTCAG GGAATCACATACTTAACCCTCTTAAACCACTTACACAATGACCCTGGTCCTCATTTGGTTGTATGCCCTGCCTCTGTCTTGGAAAACTGGGAGAGAGAACTTAGAAAATGGTGTCCATCATTTACTGTACTTCAATACCATGGGGCTGCGAGAGCTGCCTATTCAAGAGAATTGAATTCTTTGTCAAAAGCTGGGAAGCCACCGCCATTCAATGTGCTTCTTGTCTGTTACTCTCTTTTTGAACGGCATAG TGAACAACAGAAAGATGACCGAAAAGTACTAAAGCGATGGCGTTGGAGCTGTGTTTTGATGGATGAGGCCCATGCTTTAAAGGATAAGAATAGTTATAGGTGGAAAAACTTGATGTCTGTGGCCAGAAACGCAAACCAGCGTCTTATGCTTACAGGAACGCCTCTGCAAAATGATTTGCAT GAACTATGGTCGCTTCTGGAATTCATGTTGCCTGATATATTTACTACAGAGAATGTTgacttgaagaagttgttgaacGCGGAAGATACTGAGTTGATTACTCGAATGAAATCTATTCTAGGTCCTTTCATCTTGAGGCGTTTAAAATCCGATGTCATGCAGCAACTTGTTCCGAAGATACAACGG GTCGAGTATGTATTAATGGAGAAAAAGCAGGAAGATACATATAAAGAAGCCATAGAGGAATATCGTGCTGCTTCTCAAGCAAGGCTTGTGAAGCTTTCATCAAAATCCTTGACTTCTTTAGCCAAGGCCCTTCCAAAGCGTCAAATTTCAAACTATTTTACTCAATTCCGGAAG ATTGCAAATCATCCATTGTTAATCAGGCGAATATACAGCGATGAGGACGTCATTCGCATCTCCAGGAAATTGCACCCAATTGGTGCATTTGGATTTGAATGTTCCTTGGAAAGAGTCATCGAAGAAGTTAAGGGTTACAACGATTTCCGTATCCACCAG CTTTTGTTCCAATTTGGAGTTAACGATACCAAAGGAACTCTCTCAGACAAACATGTGATGCTCTCAGCAAAATGTCGG ACATTAGCTGAGCTTCTCCCTACAATGAAGAAATCCGGCCATCGGGTTCTAATTTTTAGTCAATGGACATCGATGCTTGATATCTTAGAATGGACGCTAGATGTAATTGGCGTTACATATCGACGACTTGACGGCAG TACTCAAGTCACAGATAGACAAACCATAGTCGACACATTCAACAACGATACATCGATCTTCGCTTGTCTGTTGTCAACTCGAGCAGGTGGACAAGGTCTGAATTTAACCGGGGCAGATACAGTAATAATTCACGATATGGATTTTAATCCACAGATTGATCGACAAGCTGAAGATCGATGCCATCGTATTGGTCAAACAAAACCAGTCACTATCTTCAG ACTGGTGACTAAATCGACGGTTGATGAGAACATCTACGAGATTGCAAAGCGGAAACTTGTTCTTGATGCGGCGGTTTTAGAATCCGGAGTTCCCGTAGATGACGACGGAGACACGCCTGAGAAAACCATGGGAGAGATTCTCGCTTCTCTTCTCATGGGATAA
- the LOC104789983 gene encoding defensin-like protein 2 yields the protein MKLSIRLISAVLVLFMIFVATGMGPVTVEARTCESKSHRFKGKCFSETNCRNVCHNEGFSGGNCRGFRRRCFCTRHC from the exons ATGAAGCTCTCTATACGTTTGATCTCAGCCGTTCTTGTCTTGTTCATGATATTTGTCGCCACAG GGATGGGTCCAGTCACGGTGGAGGCACGCACTTGTGAGTCAAAGAGCCATAGGTTCAAGGGTAAATGCTTCAGCGAAACAAACTGCAGAAACGTGTGCCACAATGAAGGCTTTTCAGGAGGCAATTGTCGTGGATTCCGTCGTCGTTGCTTCTGCACCAGACATTGCTGA
- the LOC104789979 gene encoding protein indeterminate-domain 4, chloroplastic-like, which produces MSSSSYNTSVIPSSSSSAQPFFITSSGAGDNDFNRKNTFMSSMIQQPNSSAPPPKKRRNQPGNPNPDAEVVALSPKTLMATNRFICDVCNKGFQREQNLQLHRRGHNLPWKLKQKSTKEVKRKVYLCPEPTCVHHDPSRALGDLTGIKKHYYRKHGEKKWKCEKCSKRYAVQSDWKAHSKTCGTKEYRCDCGTIFSRRDSYITHRAFCDALIQETARNPAVSFTSMAASSSGAGSGGIYGRLGGASALSHHHMSGHPSSGFPPLAGYNLNIASSENRRDFVPQSSNPNFLLQCSSSQGMLTTTPNNNDQSFMNQHGLIQFDPVDNINIKSSSTNNSFFNLGFFQENTKNSETSLPSLYSTDVLVQHREENLNAGSNVSATALLQKATQMGSVTSNDSALFRGLASSSNPSSVIGNHFGGGQILENDNGNLQGLMNSFAAVNGGSGGSGGNIFDVHFGNNGNMSGSDKLTLDFLGVGGMVRNVNRGGGGGGSSRGGVSLDGEAKFPEQNHPFGRG; this is translated from the exons ATGTCGTCATCATCATATAACACTAGCGTTattccttcatcatcatcctctgctCAGCCGTTCTTCATCACCAGCTCAGGCGCCGGAGATAATGACTTTAACCGGAAAAATACTTTTATGTCGTCAATGATTCAACAACCTAACTCCTCAGCTCCACCACCCAAGAAACGAAGAAACCAACCCGGAAACCCAA ATCCTGATGCGGAAGTGGTAGCATTATCGCCGAAGACACTAATGGCTACAAACAGATTCATATGCGATGTATGCAACAAAGGGtttcaaagagaacaaaatcTACAGCTTCACCGAAGAGGACACAATCTCCCATGGAAGCTGAAACAGAAGTCAACCAAAGAAGTGAAGAGGAAAGTATATCTTTGTCCGGAGCCCACGTGCGTTCACCATGACCCGTCACGTGCTCTCGGAGACCTCACCGGAATCAAGAAGCATTATTACCGTAAACATGGCGAAAAAAAGTGGAAATGCGAGAAATGTTCTAAGCGTTACGCTGTTCAATCGGATTGGAAGGCTCACTCAAAGACTTGTGGTACTAAAGAGTATCGATGTGACTGTGGTACCATCTTCTCTAG aCGTGATAGTTACATCACGCATAGGGCTTTCTGCGATGCATTGATACAAGAGACTGCAAGAAATCCTGCCGTGAGCTTTACGTCAATGGCAGCTTCTAGTAGCGGTGCTGGCTCTGGTGGAATTTACGGGAGACTTGGTGGTGCCAGCGCTCTCTCGCACCATCATATGAGTGGCCATCCAAGTTCTGGATTTCCCCCTCTCGCAGGTTACAATCTGAACATTGCATCTTCTGAAAATAGGAGAGACTTTGTTCCGCAATCatcaaaccctaacttcttACTCCAATGCTCGTCGAGCCAAGGAATGTTAACTACGACACCAAACAACAACGATCAGAGTTTCATGAACCAGCACGGTCTGATACAGTTTGATCCGGTcgacaacatcaacatcaagaGTAGCAGTACCAACAACAGCTTCTTCAACCTCGGATTCTTTCAAGAAAACACCAAGAACTCGGAGACTAGTCTTCCATCTCTCTATAGCACCGACGTTCTTGTTCAACACCGTGAAGAAAACTTGAACGCGGGTTCTAACGTGTCAGCCACGGCACTTCTTCAGAAAGCCACACAAATGGGTTCAGTCACAAGCAACGATTCTGCTTTGTTCAGAGGCTTAGCATCTTCGTCTAATCCATCAAGTGTAATCGGTAATCACTTTGGTGGAGGACAAATTCTGGAGAATGATAACGGAAACCTTCAAGGTCTTATGAACTCATTTGCGGCCGTTAATGGCGGCAGCGGTGGATCCGGTGGCAATATCTTCGACGTCCATTTTGGAAACAATGGAAATATGAGCGGCTCGGATAAGTTAACGTTAGAttttcttggagttggaggaatGGTGAGAAATGTGAATCggggcggcggtggtggtggcagTAGTCGTGGCGGAGTGTCTTTGGATGGTGAAGCGAAGTTTCCGGAGCAAAATCATCCATTTGGAAGAGGTTGa
- the LOC104789984 gene encoding defensin-like protein 2 produces MKLSMRLISAVLIMFMIFVATGMGPVTVEARTCESQSHRFKGTCLSETNCANVCHNEGFDGGDCRGLRRRCFCTRQC; encoded by the exons ATGAAGCTCTCTATGCGTTTGATCTCAGCTGTTCTCATCATGTTCATGATTTTTGTCGCCACAG GAATGGGTCCAGTCACTGTGGAGGCACGCACTTGTGAGTCACAGAGCCATAGGTTCAAGGGTACATGCCTCAGCGAAACAAACTGCGCAAACGTGTGCCACAACGAAGGTTTTGACGGAGGTGATTGTCGTGGACTCCGTCGTCGTTGCTTCTGCACCAGACAATGCTGA